A genomic stretch from Flavobacterium humidisoli includes:
- the ureA gene encoding urease subunit gamma: MHLTPREIEKLMLHTAGELAQKRKARGLKLNYPETIALISSELMECARDGKTVAELMQYGATLLRKEDVMEGVAEMIHDIQIEATFPDGTKLVTVHNPVR; this comes from the coding sequence ATGCATTTAACACCAAGAGAAATTGAGAAGCTAATGCTGCACACAGCTGGCGAATTAGCTCAAAAAAGAAAAGCCCGTGGCTTAAAATTAAACTATCCTGAAACTATTGCTCTTATCAGCAGTGAACTTATGGAATGTGCACGAGACGGTAAGACAGTAGCCGAATTAATGCAATATGGCGCAACGCTTCTTCGAAAAGAAGATGTAATGGAAGGCGTTGCAGAAATGATTCACGATATACAAATTGAAGCAACATTTCCAGATGGTACCAAACTTGTAACTGTGCACAATCCAGTGCGATAA
- the ureB gene encoding urease subunit beta codes for MIPGEIILKDSTIICNDSRETLKIKVTNTGDRPIQVGSHFHFFEVNRMMSFDREKAFGMRLNIIASTAVRFEPGEEKEVELTQFGGTQHIYGHNNLVDGDLSPHNKALALERLEEGKFKNVKS; via the coding sequence ATGATTCCAGGAGAAATTATATTAAAAGACAGTACTATTATTTGTAATGATAGCCGTGAAACGTTAAAGATTAAAGTTACAAATACGGGCGATAGACCCATTCAAGTAGGTTCCCATTTTCACTTTTTTGAAGTGAATAGAATGATGTCATTTGACAGAGAAAAAGCATTCGGAATGCGATTAAATATTATTGCCAGTACCGCAGTGAGATTTGAGCCAGGAGAGGAAAAAGAAGTTGAACTGACGCAATTTGGCGGCACTCAGCATATTTATGGCCACAACAATTTGGTAGATGGAGATTTATCTCCGCATAATAAAGCTCTTGCATTAGAACGCTTAGAAGAAG